A window of Acidimicrobiales bacterium genomic DNA:
GGAGACCGACACTGGGGTCGAGGAGATAGAAGCCGACGCGGTCCTGATCTCGACGGGCAGCCGGCCGCGGATCCCCGACTGGGCGACACCCGACGGCGAGCGGGTTCTCACCACCCGGCAGGCATACCCGCCTCCCCAGATGCCGCAGCACCTGGTCGTGATCGGATCCGGCGTTACGGGTGTCGAGTTCGTGCACATGTTCAGCTCGTTCGGCGCGAAGGTGACGCTGATAGTCAGCCGCCAGCAGGTGCTTCCGACGAAAGACCCTGAGGTGGCTGCCGCGCTCGAAGACGAGCTTCTTCGCAGAGGCGTGAAGTTGCTGAAGGGTGCACGCGCGGAGGGCATCGAGTTGAACGGAGAGTCGGTAGCGGTGCTATGCGACGACGGGCGCGTTGCCCGCGGCACGCACGCGTTGCTTGCGATCGGATCGATACCGAACAGCGAAGGTATTGGCCTGGAGGCGGCCGGCGTCAACGTCGATGGCGGATACATCCCGATCAACCATCACTGCCAGTCGAACGTGGCGCACATCTACGCGGCCGGGGACGTGTCAGGAAAGCTGCCGCTCTCTTCGGTCGCTGCAATGCAGGGACGAAAGATCGCCGAGCATGTGATGGGGCTGCACACGCGCGAACACCGGCACATCGACTACGAGAAGGCCGCGTCCGCGATCTTCACCGAGCCGGAGATCGCCGAGGTCGGCCTCGCGGAGGCCGAAGCGTTCGCCACAGGACGCAAGATAAGGGTGACCAAGGTTCCCTACGCGGCGGCGGCGAAGGCGTTGATCAACGACGACCCGACCGGGTTCGTCAAGATCCTCTCCGACCCGGCCACCGGCGTTGTTCTCGGCGGGTCGATCGTCGGGCGCCATGCGGCCGAGTTGATCTCGGTGATCGCGCTGGCCGTGACCGCCAACCTGAAGGTGACCGACATTGTCGAGAGCGTCCTCGCGCACCCGACCCTGTCCGAGGCGATCGCCGACGCAGCCGAATAGTTCAGGTCGCTAGTGGGCCGGAGGGTCGCACGTAGCTTCCCAGGCTTGTTACCGGGAACGAGACGATCGACCCCGGAAACGCGACCACCAAGGACGATGGCGTGAAGTACCACACCGAGAAGTTGCCGGCCGACGGGCTCGACACTCCGTCCGCCTTCATCTGCGCGACGGCCGTCGTGGTCAGGTACGCCCGGTAGTTGCCTTGGAACAGGTCGTCGAGGCTGAGGTTGTGCTCGTTGCGCTGATCGAACGTGACAGCGGTTCGTTTTCCGTCCGTGCAGGT
This region includes:
- a CDS encoding FAD-dependent oxidoreductase yields the protein MPVRFVIIGGGPGGNTAATYAARLGAEVTLIERDVVGGAAHLWDCIPSKTMIATGGAMSFTRRVEGMGLAHQDPMLDLVAQRKRIDSIEAHLRDQVTTLLDSQGVRIIRGSGRMKGPHEVFAETDTGVEEIEADAVLISTGSRPRIPDWATPDGERVLTTRQAYPPPQMPQHLVVIGSGVTGVEFVHMFSSFGAKVTLIVSRQQVLPTKDPEVAAALEDELLRRGVKLLKGARAEGIELNGESVAVLCDDGRVARGTHALLAIGSIPNSEGIGLEAAGVNVDGGYIPINHHCQSNVAHIYAAGDVSGKLPLSSVAAMQGRKIAEHVMGLHTREHRHIDYEKAASAIFTEPEIAEVGLAEAEAFATGRKIRVTKVPYAAAAKALINDDPTGFVKILSDPATGVVLGGSIVGRHAAELISVIALAVTANLKVTDIVESVLAHPTLSEAIADAAE